The Streptomyces sp. NBC_00224 genome contains the following window.
TCTCCTTCACCCACTACGACGGGTTCACCGACCCCACCTTCAACGGGCTCAAGAACTGGTCGTACGTCTTCAACGACTACCCGCTGTTCTGGCCCGCGCTGCGCAACACGCTGTGGCTGGTGGTGGTCATGGTGGCCTGCCGGGTCGCCTTCGGGCTCGGCATCGGGCTGCTCATCACCAAGATCAAGACGGGCACCGGGGTCTTCAGGACGCTGTTCTACCTGCCCTACCTCGCGCCGCCCGTCGCCGCCACGCTCGCCTTCGTCTTCCTGCTCAACCCCGGTACGGGGCCGGTCAACTCGGTCCTGTCCGACCTCGGGATACCGGCGCCGGACTGGTTCACCGACCCCGCCTGGTCCAAGCCCGCGCTGACCATGCTCGCGGTGTGGGGCGTCGGGGACCTGATGGTGATCTTCATGGCCGCGCTGCTCGACGTGCCGAAGGAGCAGTACGAGGCGGCCGAGCTGGACGGGGCCTCGTCCTGGCAGCGG
Protein-coding sequences here:
- a CDS encoding carbohydrate ABC transporter permease: MTTYTLRAKRRRAALRTAAFMSPWLIGFGVFFAYPLISTVYFSFTHYDGFTDPTFNGLKNWSYVFNDYPLFWPALRNTLWLVVVMVACRVAFGLGIGLLITKIKTGTGVFRTLFYLPYLAPPVAATLAFVFLLNPGTGPVNSVLSDLGIPAPDWFTDPAWSKPALTMLAVWGVGDLMVIFMAALLDVPKEQYEAAELDGASSWQRFRFVTLPNISPIVMFAVVTGIIQTMQYYTQPLVAGKVASGIIGSSGQPFEPGYPDKSTLTLPQLVYNLGFQRFDYGSACVVALVLFALSMAFTALLMRRRGGLIQAGD